The proteins below are encoded in one region of Leishmania mexicana MHOM/GT/2001/U1103 complete genome, chromosome 5:
- a CDS encoding putative methylthioadenosine phosphorylase → MYGNPHTEPVAIAVIGGSGVYKLDCLHDAKYYDVPTPYGNPSGQLCVANVDGVPCIFLPRHGPHHQYNPSEINYRANICALKQMGVRYVLAINAVGSLDHSCKPGDLVLCDQIIDKTYMRKATFFEGGVVAHADFAHPTSRIFNKIAYEALLRCFPDVAAGKGTFRIHSSGTLVTMEGPQFSTKAESLLNKQLGGHLIGMTSATEARLAREAEMAYATVAMVTDMDAWSDAPHVDVAQVTKVMAANAEKAQRYPCEIIKALAQNLFDDPAHHTLEYAIVTKPEHIPAEVKQRIAPIVASKYPQFAP, encoded by the coding sequence ATGTACGGCAACCCGCACACGGAGCCCGTCGCGATCGCCGTCATCGGCGGCTCTGGCGTCTACAAGCTGGACTGCTTGCACGATGCAAAGTACTACGACGTACCGACCCCGTACGGCAACCCGAGCGGGCAGCTGTGCGTGGCCAATGTTGACGGTGTGCCGTGCATCTTCCTGCCGCGTCACGGTCCGCACCACCAGTACAACCCCAGCGAGATCAACTACCGCGCCAACATCTGCGCGCTGAAGCAGATGGGCGTGCGCTACGTCCTCGCTATCAACGCTGTTGGATCGCTGGACCACTCCTGCAAGCCCGGCGACCTCGTGCTGTGTGACCAAATCATTGACAAGACGTACATGCGCAAGGCAACCTTCTTCGagggcggcgtcgtcgcgcacGCGGACTTCGCCCACCCGACGTCGCGCATCTTCAACAAGATCGCGTATgaggcactgctgcgctgctttccggacgtggcggccggcaAGGGCACGTTCCGGAttcacagcagcggcaccctcGTCACGATGGAGGGCCCGCAGTTCAGCACCAAGGCCGAGTCCCTGCTCAACAAGCAGCTGGGCGGCCACCTGATCGGCATGACGtcggcgacggaggcgcggctggcgcgtgaggcggagatggcgtACGCGACAGTGGCGATGGTGACCGACATGGACGCGTGGAGCGACGCGCCGCACGTGGACGTGGCGCAGGTGACGaaggtgatggcggcgaacgcggagaaggcgcagcgcTACCCATGCGAGATCATCAAGGCCCTCGCCCAGAATCTCTTCGATGATCCGGCGCACCACACCCTGGAGTACGCCATCGTGACAAAGCCGGAGCACATCCCTGCCGAAGTGAAGCAGCGCATCGCCCCGATTGTGGCGAGCAAGTACCCGCAGTTCGCCCCGTAG
- a CDS encoding MYND zinc finger (ZnF) domain-like protein: protein MPPPPPPPRPDPITLDQVFAQLTAVDVAYDSKAYHLVALNTVAFHPSVKLFLFEEPAAAAAPSSSSPPAAAVLNKLRREKLLKNVAFMLAQRNNAVCHECRWETVSLLGELCRMESAHSGAPTSALGQLEAKLNNYAKENLEYLAQLPWFLPAINSIIKAGGGTVDDDASGDASVAAATAKKARQQGENSTSAASSSSHSALKEKLKAAREAGRHSRGGADIDNGNGTEAEEGDEDVVIALLDIRRALPTCHRVSGGGGEGTDNTDVMFEWSDANIEQARDLMFVDASTSMLHLIPSVARSCSDVCAQCQKRVPATSTSAAAPLLRCSSCKAVYYCSVECQKTHWTAVHRTPCRAYKERCDRILEQYYATNTTSGKKKDLKTGEVVILEVPLEPSLFFETRRYLYDHRDESFAHVDYADYFMRYTVRGS, encoded by the coding sequence atgccgccgccgccgccgccgccgcggccggaCCCGATCACTTTGGACCAGGTCTTCGCCCAGCTCACCGCTGTGGATGTCGCGTACGACTCCAAGGCATATCACCTCGTCGCCCTCAACACGGTGGCCTTCCACCCGTCCGTGaagctcttcctcttcgaagaaccggcggcagcagcagctccgtcgtcttcgtcgccaccagcggcagcggtgctcaACAAGCTACGCCGCGAGAAGCTGCTCAAGAACGTCGCCTTCAtgctggcgcagcggaaCAACGCCGTATGCCATGAATGCAGGTGGGAGACAGTGTCGCTGCTCGGGGAGCTGTGCCGTATGGAGAGTGCGCACAGCGGGGCGCCAACGTCGGCGCTGGGGCAACTGGAGGCGAAGCTGAACAACTACGCCAAGGAGAACCTCGAGTacctggcgcagctgccatgGTTTCTGCCTGCCATCAACAGTATCATCAAGGCCGGTGGCGGTACCGTAGACGACGATGCCAGCGGCGATGCGAGCGTagctgcagcaacggcgAAGAAAGCGCGGCAGCAAGGCGAGAACAGCACTTCcgccgcgtcctcctcctcgcactcAGCCCTCAAGGAGAAGCTAAAGGCGGCGCGTGAGGCCGGCCGTCACagtcgcggtggcgcagacaTCGATAACGGCAACGGGACTGAGGCTGAAGAGGGGGATGAGGACGTCGTGATCGCGCTGCTCGATATTCGCCGTGCCCTTCCCACCTGTCACCgtgtcagcggcggcggcggcgaaggcacCGACAACACGGATGTGATGTTCGAGTGGTCAGATGCGAACATCGAGCAGGCGCGTGACCTCATGTTCGTCGACGCCTCGACCTCGATGTTGCACCTTATCCCGAGCGTGgcccgcagctgcagcgatgTCTGTGCCCAATGCCAGAAGCGGGTGCCGGCGACATCcacatccgccgccgccccgctgctccgctgcagcagctgcaagGCCGTGTATTACTGCTCCGTCGAGTGCCAGAAGACGCACTGGACGGCGGTTCATCGGACGCCGTGCCGGGCGTACAAGGAGCGATGCGACAGGATTCTCGAGCAGTACTACGCCACCAACACGACCAGTGGTAAGAAGAAGGACCTCAAGACGGGCGAGGTCGTCATCCTCGAGGTGCCGCTGGAGCCAAGCCTGTTCTTCGAGACTCGCCGCTACCTCTACGACCACCGCGATGAGTCCTTCGCGCACGTCGACTACGCGGACTACTTTATGAGGTACACCGTGCGGGGGTCGTAG